One Aphelocoma coerulescens isolate FSJ_1873_10779 chromosome 4A, UR_Acoe_1.0, whole genome shotgun sequence DNA window includes the following coding sequences:
- the GAB3 gene encoding GRB2-associated-binding protein 3 isoform X1, translating into MSSGDVVCTGWLIKSPPEKKLKRYAWRKRWFVLRRGRMSGNPDVLEYYRNNHSKKPIRIIDLNECEVLKHSGPNFIKKEFQNNFVFIVRTTYRTFYLVAKTEEEMQIWVHNISQICNFGHLEDGTGSVESLSHTTSSPQPSPAASTHTSRIADPSFSVDHAAADAAAEETPSESESVFLPDYLFLSNCESGKLSHNRCDSWSNSDRSLEQTSSDDVFVDSLQSQPSLYLVQPTSAGTVHQDGAPLANPSIVSRNIDISGPSSDFSSSSPLLGTPLTPTFQIDKSQKALPYGVTQLDVLSNTPPPRPPKPTHFSDRRGDEVGGGALQNGHAGICRAQVTLVPRRISLSSLDNMRNWKADMEGSSLRSRDKRLSLNLPCRFSPLCSPAADSEDSYVPMRPSTSPSAPGSDCSPDGYIPMSPGSATFTFPVVSTEKLTSPLPELPSDVEPPPVNRDLKPRRKSRPPPLDLRNLSTIREHAAVTRMWTVPYNRMSFISPERDGINSARIFANSVSGEEEESYIHMEHRQATSPYSGAFPWTRKSNLDYLALDFNSASPSPVQKKPFLSEEQRVDYVQVDEQKTQALQNTKQEWTDERQSKV; encoded by the exons GCCTGGCGGAAGCGCTGGTTCGTGCTGCGCAGGGGCCGCATGAGCGGGAACCCCGACGTGCTGGAATACTACAGGAACAACCACTCCAAAAAGCCCATCCGCATCATCGACCTCAATGAATGCGAAGTGCTGAAGCACTCGGGGCCCAACTTCATCAAGAAGGAATTTCAGAACAACTTTGTCTTCATCGTGAGAACCACCTACCGCACCTTCTACCTGGTAGCCAAGACCGAGGAGGAGATGCAGATCTGGGTGCACAATATCAGCCAGATCTGTAACTTTGGACACCTAGAAGATGGCACAG GTTCTGTGGAGAGCCTGTCTCACACGACCTCGTCCCCACAGCCCTCACCGGCCGCCTCCACCCACACCTCCCGCATCGCCGACCCCTCCTTCTCAGTCGACCACGCTGCTGCCGACGCTGCCGCCGAGGAGACCCCCAGCGAGTCCGAGTCAGTCTTCCTCCCCGACTACCTCTTCCTCTCCAACTGCGAGTCGGGCAAGCTCAGCCACAACAG GTGTGACAGCTGGTCAAATTCAGACAGATCTCTGGAGCAAACATCATCAGACGATGTTTTTGTTGACTCCTTGCAATCCCAGCCCTCCTTGTACCTTGTACAGCCGACTAGTGCTGGCACTGTGCACCAGGACGGAGCCCCATTGGCAAATCCCAGCATTGTGTCCAGGAACATAGACATTAGTGGGCCATCCAGtgatttttcctcctcttctccactgCTGGGGACGCCGCTGACACCAACGTTTCAGATTGACAAGAGCCAGAAGGCGCTGCCCTACGGTGTAACGCAGCTGGATGTGCTGTCCAACACGCCCCCGCCGCGGCCACCCAAGCCCACCCACTTCTCCGACAGGAGGGGGGACGAGGTGGGCGGCGGGGCCCTCCAGAACGGACACGCAGGGATCTGCCGGGCTCAGGTCACTCTGGTGCCCAGGAGGATCTCCTTATCCAGCTTAGACAACATGAGGAACTGGAAAG cagACATGGAAGGCAGTTCCTTAAGAAGTCGAGATAAGAGGCTTAGCTTGAATTTG CCGTGCCGGTTCTCCCCGCTGTGCTCGCCGGCCGCGGACAGCGAGGACAGCTACGTGCCCATGCGCCCCAGCACCTCTCCCTCCGCGCCCGGCTCCGACTGCTCCCCCGACGGCTACATCCCCATGAGCCCCGGCTCAGCCACCTTCACCTTCCCTGTCGTCAGCACTGAAAAACTCACCAGCCCGTTGCCTGAGCTTCCCTCGGACGTGGAGCCCCCTCCAGTGAACCGAGACCTCAAGCCTCGCAGGAAGT CACGACCACCTCCTTTGGACTTGAGGAACCTCTCCACAATCCGGGAGCATGCTGCCGTGACCAGGATGTGGACTGTGCCTTA CAATCGAATGAGCTTTATCTCACCAGAAAGAGACGGTATTAATTCAGCAAGAATATTTGCCAATTCAGTTTCcggagaagaggaagaaagttACATTCATATG GAACACAGACAGGCCACATCTCCATACAGTGGTGCTTTTCCATGGACAAGGAAATCTAACCTTGATTACTTAGCACTGGATTTTAACTCTGCTTCCCCATCCCCTGTGCAGAAG AAACCTTTTCTGTCTGAGGAACAGAGAGTGGACTATGTCCAGGTAGATGAACAGAAGACTCAAGCTTTACAGAACACTAAGCAGGAATGGACAGATGAAAGACAATCAAAAGTGTAA
- the GAB3 gene encoding GRB2-associated-binding protein 3 isoform X2, translating to MSSGDVVCTGWLIKSPPEKKLKRYAWRKRWFVLRRGRMSGNPDVLEYYRNNHSKKPIRIIDLNECEVLKHSGPNFIKKEFQNNFVFIVRTTYRTFYLVAKTEEEMQIWVHNISQICNFGHLEDGTGSVESLSHTTSSPQPSPAASTHTSRIADPSFSVDHAAADAAAEETPSESESVFLPDYLFLSNCESGKLSHNRCDSWSNSDRSLEQTSSDDVFVDSLQSQPSLYLVQPTSAGTVHQDGAPLANPSIVSRNIDISGPSSDFSSSSPLLGTPLTPTFQIDKSQKALPYGVTQLDVLSNTPPPRPPKPTHFSDRRGDEVGGGALQNGHAGICRAQVTLVPRRISLSSLDNMRNWKDMEGSSLRSRDKRLSLNLPCRFSPLCSPAADSEDSYVPMRPSTSPSAPGSDCSPDGYIPMSPGSATFTFPVVSTEKLTSPLPELPSDVEPPPVNRDLKPRRKSRPPPLDLRNLSTIREHAAVTRMWTVPYNRMSFISPERDGINSARIFANSVSGEEEESYIHMEHRQATSPYSGAFPWTRKSNLDYLALDFNSASPSPVQKKPFLSEEQRVDYVQVDEQKTQALQNTKQEWTDERQSKV from the exons GCCTGGCGGAAGCGCTGGTTCGTGCTGCGCAGGGGCCGCATGAGCGGGAACCCCGACGTGCTGGAATACTACAGGAACAACCACTCCAAAAAGCCCATCCGCATCATCGACCTCAATGAATGCGAAGTGCTGAAGCACTCGGGGCCCAACTTCATCAAGAAGGAATTTCAGAACAACTTTGTCTTCATCGTGAGAACCACCTACCGCACCTTCTACCTGGTAGCCAAGACCGAGGAGGAGATGCAGATCTGGGTGCACAATATCAGCCAGATCTGTAACTTTGGACACCTAGAAGATGGCACAG GTTCTGTGGAGAGCCTGTCTCACACGACCTCGTCCCCACAGCCCTCACCGGCCGCCTCCACCCACACCTCCCGCATCGCCGACCCCTCCTTCTCAGTCGACCACGCTGCTGCCGACGCTGCCGCCGAGGAGACCCCCAGCGAGTCCGAGTCAGTCTTCCTCCCCGACTACCTCTTCCTCTCCAACTGCGAGTCGGGCAAGCTCAGCCACAACAG GTGTGACAGCTGGTCAAATTCAGACAGATCTCTGGAGCAAACATCATCAGACGATGTTTTTGTTGACTCCTTGCAATCCCAGCCCTCCTTGTACCTTGTACAGCCGACTAGTGCTGGCACTGTGCACCAGGACGGAGCCCCATTGGCAAATCCCAGCATTGTGTCCAGGAACATAGACATTAGTGGGCCATCCAGtgatttttcctcctcttctccactgCTGGGGACGCCGCTGACACCAACGTTTCAGATTGACAAGAGCCAGAAGGCGCTGCCCTACGGTGTAACGCAGCTGGATGTGCTGTCCAACACGCCCCCGCCGCGGCCACCCAAGCCCACCCACTTCTCCGACAGGAGGGGGGACGAGGTGGGCGGCGGGGCCCTCCAGAACGGACACGCAGGGATCTGCCGGGCTCAGGTCACTCTGGTGCCCAGGAGGATCTCCTTATCCAGCTTAGACAACATGAGGAACTGGAAAG ACATGGAAGGCAGTTCCTTAAGAAGTCGAGATAAGAGGCTTAGCTTGAATTTG CCGTGCCGGTTCTCCCCGCTGTGCTCGCCGGCCGCGGACAGCGAGGACAGCTACGTGCCCATGCGCCCCAGCACCTCTCCCTCCGCGCCCGGCTCCGACTGCTCCCCCGACGGCTACATCCCCATGAGCCCCGGCTCAGCCACCTTCACCTTCCCTGTCGTCAGCACTGAAAAACTCACCAGCCCGTTGCCTGAGCTTCCCTCGGACGTGGAGCCCCCTCCAGTGAACCGAGACCTCAAGCCTCGCAGGAAGT CACGACCACCTCCTTTGGACTTGAGGAACCTCTCCACAATCCGGGAGCATGCTGCCGTGACCAGGATGTGGACTGTGCCTTA CAATCGAATGAGCTTTATCTCACCAGAAAGAGACGGTATTAATTCAGCAAGAATATTTGCCAATTCAGTTTCcggagaagaggaagaaagttACATTCATATG GAACACAGACAGGCCACATCTCCATACAGTGGTGCTTTTCCATGGACAAGGAAATCTAACCTTGATTACTTAGCACTGGATTTTAACTCTGCTTCCCCATCCCCTGTGCAGAAG AAACCTTTTCTGTCTGAGGAACAGAGAGTGGACTATGTCCAGGTAGATGAACAGAAGACTCAAGCTTTACAGAACACTAAGCAGGAATGGACAGATGAAAGACAATCAAAAGTGTAA
- the GAB3 gene encoding GRB2-associated-binding protein 3 isoform X3 → MSGNPDVLEYYRNNHSKKPIRIIDLNECEVLKHSGPNFIKKEFQNNFVFIVRTTYRTFYLVAKTEEEMQIWVHNISQICNFGHLEDGTGSVESLSHTTSSPQPSPAASTHTSRIADPSFSVDHAAADAAAEETPSESESVFLPDYLFLSNCESGKLSHNRCDSWSNSDRSLEQTSSDDVFVDSLQSQPSLYLVQPTSAGTVHQDGAPLANPSIVSRNIDISGPSSDFSSSSPLLGTPLTPTFQIDKSQKALPYGVTQLDVLSNTPPPRPPKPTHFSDRRGDEVGGGALQNGHAGICRAQVTLVPRRISLSSLDNMRNWKADMEGSSLRSRDKRLSLNLPCRFSPLCSPAADSEDSYVPMRPSTSPSAPGSDCSPDGYIPMSPGSATFTFPVVSTEKLTSPLPELPSDVEPPPVNRDLKPRRKSRPPPLDLRNLSTIREHAAVTRMWTVPYNRMSFISPERDGINSARIFANSVSGEEEESYIHMEHRQATSPYSGAFPWTRKSNLDYLALDFNSASPSPVQKKPFLSEEQRVDYVQVDEQKTQALQNTKQEWTDERQSKV, encoded by the exons ATGAGCGGGAACCCCGACGTGCTGGAATACTACAGGAACAACCACTCCAAAAAGCCCATCCGCATCATCGACCTCAATGAATGCGAAGTGCTGAAGCACTCGGGGCCCAACTTCATCAAGAAGGAATTTCAGAACAACTTTGTCTTCATCGTGAGAACCACCTACCGCACCTTCTACCTGGTAGCCAAGACCGAGGAGGAGATGCAGATCTGGGTGCACAATATCAGCCAGATCTGTAACTTTGGACACCTAGAAGATGGCACAG GTTCTGTGGAGAGCCTGTCTCACACGACCTCGTCCCCACAGCCCTCACCGGCCGCCTCCACCCACACCTCCCGCATCGCCGACCCCTCCTTCTCAGTCGACCACGCTGCTGCCGACGCTGCCGCCGAGGAGACCCCCAGCGAGTCCGAGTCAGTCTTCCTCCCCGACTACCTCTTCCTCTCCAACTGCGAGTCGGGCAAGCTCAGCCACAACAG GTGTGACAGCTGGTCAAATTCAGACAGATCTCTGGAGCAAACATCATCAGACGATGTTTTTGTTGACTCCTTGCAATCCCAGCCCTCCTTGTACCTTGTACAGCCGACTAGTGCTGGCACTGTGCACCAGGACGGAGCCCCATTGGCAAATCCCAGCATTGTGTCCAGGAACATAGACATTAGTGGGCCATCCAGtgatttttcctcctcttctccactgCTGGGGACGCCGCTGACACCAACGTTTCAGATTGACAAGAGCCAGAAGGCGCTGCCCTACGGTGTAACGCAGCTGGATGTGCTGTCCAACACGCCCCCGCCGCGGCCACCCAAGCCCACCCACTTCTCCGACAGGAGGGGGGACGAGGTGGGCGGCGGGGCCCTCCAGAACGGACACGCAGGGATCTGCCGGGCTCAGGTCACTCTGGTGCCCAGGAGGATCTCCTTATCCAGCTTAGACAACATGAGGAACTGGAAAG cagACATGGAAGGCAGTTCCTTAAGAAGTCGAGATAAGAGGCTTAGCTTGAATTTG CCGTGCCGGTTCTCCCCGCTGTGCTCGCCGGCCGCGGACAGCGAGGACAGCTACGTGCCCATGCGCCCCAGCACCTCTCCCTCCGCGCCCGGCTCCGACTGCTCCCCCGACGGCTACATCCCCATGAGCCCCGGCTCAGCCACCTTCACCTTCCCTGTCGTCAGCACTGAAAAACTCACCAGCCCGTTGCCTGAGCTTCCCTCGGACGTGGAGCCCCCTCCAGTGAACCGAGACCTCAAGCCTCGCAGGAAGT CACGACCACCTCCTTTGGACTTGAGGAACCTCTCCACAATCCGGGAGCATGCTGCCGTGACCAGGATGTGGACTGTGCCTTA CAATCGAATGAGCTTTATCTCACCAGAAAGAGACGGTATTAATTCAGCAAGAATATTTGCCAATTCAGTTTCcggagaagaggaagaaagttACATTCATATG GAACACAGACAGGCCACATCTCCATACAGTGGTGCTTTTCCATGGACAAGGAAATCTAACCTTGATTACTTAGCACTGGATTTTAACTCTGCTTCCCCATCCCCTGTGCAGAAG AAACCTTTTCTGTCTGAGGAACAGAGAGTGGACTATGTCCAGGTAGATGAACAGAAGACTCAAGCTTTACAGAACACTAAGCAGGAATGGACAGATGAAAGACAATCAAAAGTGTAA